A region from the Tachyglossus aculeatus isolate mTacAcu1 chromosome Y4, mTacAcu1.pri, whole genome shotgun sequence genome encodes:
- the LOC119947123 gene encoding alpha-1,3-mannosyl-glycoprotein 2-beta-N-acetylglucosaminyltransferase-like, with protein MLKKQSVWLVLWGAIIFVSWNALLLFFFWTRPPPGGLAPASPFADDPASLTHEVIRLAQEAEVELERQRGLLQQIQEHSALWSQEQAGVVAVEAEATVGGPLAHPPTTPAPAALPVLVIACDRSTVRRCLDKLLHYRPSAEHFPIIVSQDCGHEETARVIASYSDNIMHIKQPDLGDLPMAPEHRKFQGYYKIARHYRWALSQIFRTFKYQAAIVVEDDLEVAPDFFEYFQATYPLLRADPSLWCVSAWHDNGKEQMVDAAQPDLIYRTDFFPGLGWLLLAELWDELEPKWPWAFWDDWMRQPEQRRERACLRPEISRTLTFGRKGVSQGQFFDQHLKFIKLNQGFVPFSQLDLSYLQREAYDRDFPARVYAAPVLQVEDLQANWLRELGEVRVQYSSRDSFKAFAKALGVMDDLKSGVPRAGYRGIVSFLFRGRRVYLAPPEDWAGYDPSWS; from the coding sequence ATGCTGAAGAAGCAGTCTGTTTGGCTGGTGCTGTGGGGCGCCATCATCTTTGTTTCCTGGAATgcacttctcctcttcttcttctggacCCGTCCTCCCCCAGGTGGCCTTGCCCCAGCCTCCCCCTTTGCCGATGACCCTGCCAGTCTAACCCACGAGGTGATCCGACTGGCCCAGGAGGCTGAGGTGGAACTGGAGCGCCAGCGGGGGCTGCTCCAGCAGATCCAGGAGCACAGTGCCCTCTGGAGCCAGGAACAGGCTGGGGTGGTGGCAGTGGAGGCTGAAGCCACAGTGGGTGGCCCCctggcccacccacccaccaccccagCCCCGGCTGCCCTCCCAGTGCTGGTAATTGCCTGTGATCGCAGCACAGTCCGCCGCTGCCTGGACAAGCTGCTCCACTACCGGCCTTCAGCTGAGCACTTCCCCATTATCGTCAGCCAGGACTGTGGGCATGAGGAGACGGCCAGGGTCATCGCTTCGTACAGTGACAACATCATGCACATCAAGCAGCCAGACCTGGGCGACCTTCCCATGGCCCCCGAGCACCGCAAGTTCCAAGGCTATTACAAGATCGCACGCCATTACCGCTGGGCCCTGAGCCAGATCTTCCGCACCTTCAAGTACCAAGCGGCCATTGTGGTGGAGGATGACTTGGAGGTTGCCCCGGACTTTTTTGAGTACTTTCAGGCCACCTACCCACTGCTGCGGGCTGACCCCTCGCTCTGGTGCGTGTCAGCCTGGCACGACAATGGCAAGGAGCAAATGGTGGATGCAGCCCAGCCCGACCTGATCTACCGCACGGACTTCTTCCCTGGCCTGGGCTGGCTCCTGCTGGCCGAGCTGTGGGACGAGCTGGAGCCCAAGTGGCCCTGGGCCTTCTGGGACGACTGGATGCGGCAGCCCGAACAGCGGCGGGAGCGGGCCTGCCTGCGGCCCGAGATCTCACGGACGCTCACCTTCGGCCGCAAGGGGGTCAGCCAAGGGCAGTTCTTCGACCAGCACCTCAAGTTCATCAAGCTGAACCAGGGCTTCGTGCCCTTCTCCCAGCTGGACCTGTCGTACCTGCAGCGGGAGGCCTACGACCGGGACTTCCCTGCCCGGGTGTACGCCGCCCCTGTGCTGCAGGTGGAGGACCTGCAGGCCAACTGGCTGCGGGAGCTGGGGGAGGTGCGCGTGCAGTACAGCAGCCGGGATAGCTTCAAAGCCTTCGCCAAAGCCCTGGGGGTCATGGACGACCTCAAGTCAGGCGTCCCCCGAGCCGGCTATCGGGGCATTGTCAGCTTCCTCTTCCGGGGCCGCCGGGTGTACCTGGCCCCACCAGAGGACTGGGCTGGCTATGACCCCAGCTGGAGTTAG